In one window of Rathayibacter caricis DSM 15933 DNA:
- a CDS encoding MFS transporter, producing the protein MTAAPPTTAPATAALGSGITRRPGRWIDGWDPEDPAQWEAEGRSVAGRNLRWSIFAEFLGFVVWQLWSVVVVQLPAAGFDFTTGEIFWLISMPSLVGATLRIPYTFMVPRFGGRNWTIVSAALLLIPSIGLALAVGNPETPFGVMLLIAALAGFGGGNFASSMANITFFYPHAQKGYALGLNAAGGNLGAAVAQLIVPIAITIGAAATVNLPLAGWIWVPLIVVAMIGAYKRMDNLSTAKADVAASLAALREPHLWILAVLYIGTFGSFIGFAGVFPKLIADTFPEYSTFAVGSATLTLAFLGALVGSLSRPYGGRLADRFGGAPVTIVAFIAMGAGIVGVVATLPLGSFWLFLLGFLVLFAAAGIGNGATYRMIPTVFALRARQSGSDGVGAQRKAAAALGLISAIGAYGGFVIPQLLGFSKTEFGDYTTALGWFVGAYAVMLAITAGVYLRLAATTGTRI; encoded by the coding sequence ATGACTGCTGCACCACCGACCACCGCCCCCGCCACCGCCGCACTCGGCTCCGGCATCACCCGCCGGCCCGGCCGCTGGATCGACGGCTGGGACCCCGAGGACCCCGCTCAGTGGGAGGCGGAGGGGCGCTCGGTCGCCGGCCGCAACCTGCGCTGGTCGATCTTCGCCGAGTTCCTCGGCTTCGTCGTCTGGCAGCTCTGGTCGGTCGTCGTGGTGCAACTGCCCGCGGCGGGCTTCGACTTCACCACGGGCGAGATCTTCTGGCTGATCTCGATGCCGAGCCTGGTCGGGGCGACGCTCCGGATCCCCTACACCTTCATGGTCCCCCGCTTCGGCGGACGCAACTGGACCATCGTCTCGGCGGCGCTCCTGCTCATCCCGAGCATCGGGCTGGCGCTCGCGGTCGGGAACCCCGAGACGCCCTTCGGAGTGATGCTGCTCATCGCGGCGCTCGCCGGCTTCGGCGGCGGCAATTTCGCCAGCTCCATGGCGAACATCACCTTCTTCTACCCGCACGCCCAGAAGGGCTACGCACTGGGGCTCAACGCCGCGGGCGGCAACCTGGGTGCGGCCGTCGCGCAGCTGATCGTGCCGATCGCCATCACGATCGGCGCCGCGGCGACCGTCAACCTGCCGCTCGCCGGCTGGATCTGGGTGCCCCTGATCGTCGTCGCGATGATCGGCGCCTACAAGCGGATGGACAATCTCTCGACCGCCAAGGCCGACGTCGCCGCCTCCCTCGCCGCTCTGCGCGAGCCGCACCTGTGGATCCTGGCCGTGCTCTACATCGGCACCTTCGGCTCCTTCATCGGCTTCGCCGGGGTCTTCCCCAAGCTCATCGCCGACACGTTCCCCGAGTACTCGACCTTCGCCGTCGGCTCCGCGACCCTCACGCTCGCGTTCCTCGGCGCCCTCGTCGGCTCGCTCTCCCGTCCCTACGGCGGCCGCCTCGCCGACCGCTTCGGCGGGGCGCCGGTCACGATCGTCGCGTTCATCGCGATGGGCGCCGGCATCGTCGGAGTCGTCGCGACGCTCCCGCTGGGCAGCTTCTGGCTGTTCCTCCTCGGCTTCCTCGTGCTGTTCGCCGCGGCGGGAATCGGCAACGGGGCGACCTACCGGATGATCCCCACCGTCTTCGCCCTGCGCGCCCGCCAGTCGGGCAGCGACGGCGTCGGCGCCCAGCGCAAGGCGGCCGCCGCCCTCGGCCTCATCTCGGCCATCGGCGCCTACGGCGGCTTCGTCATCCCGCAGCTCCTGGGCTTCTCGAAGACGGAGTTCGGCGACTACACGACGGCCCTGGGCTGGTTCGTGGGCGCCTACGCGGTGATGCTCGCGATCACGGCGGGCGTCTACCTCCGCCTCGCCGCGACGACGGGGACCAGGATCTAG
- a CDS encoding molybdopterin oxidoreductase family protein, translated as METAAVPSAPAGVDSHCPYCALQCAMTLTPVDAPTPIAVAGREFPTNRGGLCAKGWTAAELLASGQRLRAPLMRGADGSFAEVTWERALDAVAEAVVSTRDRHGADAVAVFGGGGLTNEKAYQLGKFARLALGTSRIDYNGRFCMSSAAAAGNRAFGVDRGLPFPVADLDEADTILLLGSNVAATMPPFLAHLAGVRSRGGLVVVDPRRSATARLTEDGAGTHLQPAPGTDLALLLGLTHLVLAEGLADAEYLEARTTGFDAVRRSVASWWPERTSSVTGVPVELLRRTARRLAEGRSYVLTGRGVEQHVDGTDTATAAINLSLILGLVGRPGSGYGTLTGQGNGQGGREHGQKADQLPGYRSIRDPEARRHVAGIWGVDEASIPGPGLPAVALLGELGRSVQCLLVHGSNVVVSAPDVDAVRAGLEALDTLVVCDFFLSETAALADIVLPVPQWAEEEGTMTSLEGRVLRRRRALEPPSGVRSELWILSELARRLDAPSTWSTVPSEVFDELARASAGGPADYSGLSHALLDTGAEAYWPYPVGSTGTPRLFGERFGHPDGRARLVAVSAADRSVVDRGDELTLITGRYLQQYQSGTQTRRVAELDAARPEARLEIHPATASRLGVRDGAPVSIGNARGVVTARASVTADIRHDTVFLPFHYAGRQCANLLTEAVVDPISSMPEFKRTRVWVRAEGVPDAV; from the coding sequence ATGGAGACCGCCGCCGTACCGTCCGCCCCCGCGGGCGTCGACTCCCACTGCCCCTACTGCGCGCTGCAGTGCGCGATGACGCTGACGCCGGTCGACGCACCGACGCCGATCGCCGTCGCCGGGCGGGAGTTCCCGACGAACCGGGGCGGGCTGTGCGCCAAGGGCTGGACGGCGGCGGAGCTGCTCGCGAGCGGGCAGCGGCTGCGCGCTCCGCTGATGCGCGGCGCGGACGGCTCCTTCGCCGAGGTGACGTGGGAGCGGGCGCTGGACGCCGTGGCGGAGGCGGTCGTCTCGACCCGCGACCGCCACGGCGCCGACGCGGTCGCAGTCTTCGGCGGCGGCGGTCTCACCAACGAGAAGGCGTACCAGCTGGGCAAGTTCGCCCGCCTCGCCCTCGGCACCTCGCGGATCGACTACAACGGCCGGTTCTGCATGTCCTCGGCCGCGGCGGCCGGCAACCGGGCGTTCGGAGTCGATCGCGGGCTCCCGTTCCCGGTGGCCGATCTCGACGAGGCCGACACGATCCTCCTGCTCGGCTCGAACGTCGCGGCGACCATGCCGCCGTTCCTGGCGCACCTCGCGGGGGTACGGTCGCGCGGCGGTCTCGTGGTCGTCGATCCGCGCCGCTCCGCCACCGCCCGCCTCACCGAGGACGGCGCGGGAACGCACCTGCAGCCGGCTCCCGGCACCGACCTCGCCCTGCTGCTCGGGCTCACCCACCTCGTGCTCGCGGAGGGACTCGCCGACGCGGAGTACCTCGAGGCGCGGACGACCGGCTTCGACGCGGTCCGCCGCAGCGTCGCGTCGTGGTGGCCGGAGCGCACCTCCTCCGTCACCGGCGTGCCGGTCGAGCTGCTGCGCCGCACCGCGCGGCGGCTCGCCGAGGGCCGCTCCTACGTGCTCACGGGCCGCGGAGTCGAGCAGCACGTCGACGGCACCGACACCGCCACCGCGGCGATCAACCTGTCCCTCATCCTGGGCCTCGTCGGCCGCCCCGGCTCGGGCTACGGCACCCTCACCGGCCAGGGCAACGGGCAGGGCGGCCGCGAGCACGGCCAGAAGGCCGACCAGCTGCCGGGCTACCGCTCGATCCGCGATCCGGAGGCGCGCCGCCACGTCGCCGGGATCTGGGGAGTCGACGAGGCGTCGATCCCGGGGCCCGGACTGCCGGCCGTCGCGCTGCTCGGCGAACTCGGCCGCTCCGTCCAGTGCCTCCTCGTGCACGGCTCGAACGTGGTCGTCTCGGCGCCCGACGTCGACGCGGTGCGGGCAGGGCTCGAGGCGCTCGACACCCTCGTGGTCTGCGACTTCTTCCTCTCCGAGACGGCGGCGCTCGCCGACATCGTCCTCCCCGTGCCGCAGTGGGCGGAGGAGGAGGGCACCATGACCTCGCTCGAGGGCCGGGTGCTGCGCCGCCGCCGCGCCCTCGAGCCGCCGTCGGGCGTCCGCAGCGAGCTCTGGATCCTGAGCGAGCTCGCCCGCCGCCTCGACGCGCCCTCGACCTGGTCGACCGTGCCGTCGGAGGTGTTCGACGAGCTGGCGCGCGCCTCCGCCGGCGGCCCGGCCGACTACTCCGGACTCTCGCACGCGCTGCTCGACACGGGAGCGGAGGCCTACTGGCCCTACCCCGTCGGCAGCACCGGCACCCCGCGCCTCTTCGGCGAGCGCTTCGGCCACCCCGACGGCCGCGCGCGGCTGGTCGCGGTCTCGGCCGCCGACCGCTCCGTCGTCGACCGCGGCGACGAGCTGACGCTGATCACCGGGCGCTACCTGCAGCAGTACCAGTCGGGCACGCAGACCCGCCGGGTCGCCGAGCTCGACGCGGCCCGCCCCGAGGCGCGGCTCGAGATCCACCCGGCCACCGCCTCGCGACTCGGCGTGCGCGACGGCGCCCCCGTCTCGATCGGCAACGCGCGCGGAGTCGTCACCGCCCGCGCGAGCGTCACCGCCGACATCCGCCACGACACCGTCTTCCTGCCCTTCCACTACGCGGGGCGCCAGTGCGCCAATCTGCTGACGGAGGCGGTCGTCGATCCGATCTCGTCCATGCCGGAGTTCAAGCGCACCCGCGTCTGGGTCCGCGCGGAAGGAGTACCCGATGCCGTCTGA
- a CDS encoding FAD-dependent oxidoreductase, giving the protein MPSETPERVVLLGYGPVGARFVEELLPAVRAGSVALTVVGAEPEDAYNRVLLAEYAVGRAARDRLDLGDRATAEAAGVVFRLGAAAVGLDRARNVVRLHDDERLAYDRLVFATGARANVPTLAGMERSRRDRRVRSASPETLDQGASPLPDRVVALRDLADAHVVREAVRTGSRIVVLGAGVLGVEFALAAAEQGAEVVVVYHGDIPMGRNLDHGGGRMLASAARAAGVDMVSHARSESILLAHDDLGRAHFQALVCADGKQIEGDLLVLSCGVGARTELAASADLAVSTGILVDEHQRSWSDPDVYAIGDCAHVAPRGSALPDGRVEGGPSGLIGPGWQQADRLAARITAEAAGRAADERVPEARQAVVMLKAEGVDLVAGGDPTPEPWDVTPHSASCADHAEVTVWADPARGGYAKLVTVGGVLRGFVSVGLPRVGAELTLLFERGSELPADRSSLLRLDAPDAGAAPTGDPFAPDATVCWCNGVSAGTITEAAAAGHDTVACIGTATRAGTGCGGCTGRIAELLARTAVPA; this is encoded by the coding sequence ATGCCGTCTGAGACCCCCGAGCGCGTGGTGCTCCTGGGCTACGGTCCCGTCGGCGCGCGCTTCGTCGAGGAGCTGCTGCCCGCCGTCCGCGCCGGGTCCGTCGCCCTCACGGTCGTCGGCGCCGAGCCCGAGGACGCCTACAACCGGGTGCTGCTCGCCGAGTACGCCGTCGGCCGGGCCGCACGCGACCGCCTCGACCTCGGCGACCGGGCGACGGCGGAGGCGGCGGGAGTCGTCTTCCGCCTCGGCGCGGCCGCCGTCGGCCTCGATCGCGCGCGGAACGTCGTGCGCCTGCACGACGACGAGCGCCTCGCCTACGACCGCCTCGTCTTCGCCACCGGTGCCCGGGCGAACGTGCCCACGCTCGCCGGGATGGAGCGCTCGCGCCGCGACCGCCGGGTGCGGTCGGCCTCCCCCGAGACCCTCGATCAGGGCGCGAGTCCGCTGCCCGACCGTGTCGTCGCTCTCCGCGACCTCGCCGACGCGCACGTCGTCCGCGAGGCCGTCCGCACCGGCTCGCGCATCGTCGTGCTGGGAGCGGGAGTGCTCGGAGTGGAGTTCGCGCTCGCCGCCGCCGAGCAGGGCGCCGAGGTCGTCGTCGTCTACCACGGCGACATCCCCATGGGGCGCAACCTCGATCACGGCGGCGGGCGGATGCTCGCCTCGGCGGCCCGCGCGGCCGGCGTCGACATGGTGTCGCACGCCCGCTCCGAGAGCATCCTGCTGGCCCACGACGACCTCGGCCGCGCGCACTTCCAGGCGCTCGTCTGCGCCGACGGCAAGCAGATCGAGGGCGACCTGCTCGTGCTGTCCTGCGGAGTCGGCGCGCGCACCGAGCTCGCGGCGAGTGCCGACCTCGCGGTCTCCACCGGGATCCTCGTCGACGAGCACCAGCGCAGCTGGAGCGACCCGGACGTCTACGCGATCGGCGACTGCGCGCACGTCGCCCCGCGCGGCTCCGCTCTGCCCGACGGCCGCGTCGAGGGCGGGCCCAGCGGACTGATCGGACCCGGCTGGCAGCAGGCCGACCGCCTCGCCGCCCGGATCACCGCCGAGGCGGCCGGGCGCGCGGCCGACGAGCGCGTGCCCGAGGCCCGCCAGGCCGTGGTCATGCTGAAGGCCGAGGGCGTCGACCTCGTCGCGGGCGGCGACCCGACCCCCGAGCCGTGGGACGTGACACCCCACTCCGCCTCGTGCGCCGACCACGCCGAGGTGACCGTCTGGGCCGACCCCGCTCGCGGCGGCTACGCGAAGCTCGTGACGGTCGGCGGCGTGCTCCGCGGTTTCGTCTCGGTCGGCCTGCCGCGTGTGGGCGCTGAGCTGACCCTGCTGTTCGAGCGCGGCTCCGAGCTGCCCGCCGACCGCTCGAGCCTCCTGCGGCTGGACGCCCCGGATGCGGGGGCCGCCCCGACCGGTGACCCGTTCGCTCCGGACGCCACCGTCTGCTGGTGCAACGGCGTCTCGGCCGGCACCATCACGGAGGCGGCTGCCGCCGGCCACGACACGGTCGCGTGCATCGGCACGGCGACGAGGGCCGGCACCGGCTGCGGCGGCTGCACCGGCCGCATCGCCGAGCTGCTCGCGCGCACGGCCGTGCCGGCCTGA
- a CDS encoding LPXTG cell wall anchor domain-containing protein has translation MDTRARIITGGLRAAVVLSVTAAGVLVGAGPAAAGEKDGIPANGGTVEVDFGPESAGRLAVAGFQVPGSGGSVGWTTTTLDADGTGTLTTYSGPVDVYLTDPENPRDDPPATVYEVAAYRGETVTWTIDADTYEETLVGEAPIPTAPSLEALENGGLIAVGDYDLAPAQYESGVAFDLTVSGLQFSDETPGDLDGLAVTSHIYSEPTQIGTSVIAGGAYTQTIPAEYTDEPHTYASFDEYGRLIAAASLDGGAPGEGPAVPPTAEPTPTAAPTPTGTPTAAPTPIATSAPAPATPTAAPSPTVTPTAVAGAPRGTTGRGTLASTGSDASGLALGGAALLLVGAVSLLAVKRRASRA, from the coding sequence GTGGACACACGCGCGCGCATCATCACCGGCGGCTTGAGGGCCGCCGTCGTCCTGTCCGTCACCGCAGCGGGGGTGCTCGTCGGAGCAGGGCCCGCTGCCGCCGGCGAGAAGGACGGGATCCCCGCCAACGGCGGCACCGTCGAGGTCGACTTCGGCCCGGAGTCGGCGGGCCGCCTCGCCGTGGCCGGCTTCCAGGTCCCCGGTTCGGGTGGCTCCGTCGGCTGGACGACCACGACCCTCGACGCCGACGGCACGGGCACCCTCACGACGTACTCCGGTCCTGTCGACGTGTACCTGACGGACCCCGAGAACCCGCGGGACGATCCGCCCGCCACGGTCTACGAGGTGGCCGCCTACCGCGGAGAGACCGTGACGTGGACGATCGACGCCGACACCTACGAGGAGACCCTCGTCGGCGAGGCACCGATCCCGACCGCGCCGAGCCTCGAGGCGCTCGAGAACGGCGGCCTCATCGCGGTCGGCGACTACGACCTCGCGCCGGCGCAGTACGAGAGCGGCGTCGCCTTCGACCTCACGGTGAGCGGACTGCAGTTCAGCGACGAGACGCCGGGCGACCTCGACGGGCTCGCCGTCACGAGCCACATCTACTCCGAGCCGACGCAGATCGGCACGTCCGTGATCGCGGGCGGGGCGTACACGCAGACCATCCCGGCGGAGTACACGGACGAGCCGCACACCTACGCCTCGTTCGACGAGTACGGCCGGCTGATCGCCGCCGCCTCCCTCGACGGCGGCGCTCCCGGCGAGGGGCCCGCGGTGCCGCCCACGGCCGAGCCCACGCCGACGGCCGCTCCGACCCCGACCGGGACTCCGACGGCCGCTCCGACGCCGATCGCCACCTCCGCGCCTGCTCCGGCTACTCCGACGGCCGCGCCGTCACCGACCGTCACACCGACGGCCGTCGCCGGGGCGCCGCGCGGCACGACCGGACGAGGCACGCTCGCGAGCACCGGATCCGACGCCTCCGGCCTCGCGCTCGGCGGTGCAGCACTGCTCCTGGTGGGCGCCGTGTCGCTTCTCGCCGTGAAGCGCCGCGCCTCGCGCGCCTGA
- a CDS encoding glycosyltransferase family 4 protein, with protein sequence MTAETPPLRLLFLSNLYPPQVLGGYEMTCARVAEALAARGHIVRVLTTPTYLPPEPSGVEVHRTLSLRTYFPLPRTGGEIAQLMHHESAVSRFENTRILLEELRDFAPTHVVAFNLIGLGGLALIDLLRAVDASWMWNLGDRVPNQLVDGLPERVLAVYGADDPLHFARGEIVAVSSALVEAIEAGGRPLGDVEVIGRGVSVPPDTGAERTYRDGGITRFTFAASLGEHKGVDLVLDAAAALAAETRDFRVDLYGDGDVEGYRARAAEAGLDGVVEFHGARPREEVLAAHGRADAFLFPTWSGEAFGVAPVEAAAAGCVPIVTGTSGVAEFLIDGVDCLKITRSADSLLAAMRDVVTGAVDLEALGRRGRATARGPLSFERSVELIERSLVRRTRPGDLAERTADTGLEAAIMDKDRRAMDLLHRRLSGRDDDDDQ encoded by the coding sequence ATGACCGCCGAGACTCCGCCGCTGCGGCTCCTCTTCCTCAGCAACCTCTACCCGCCGCAGGTGCTCGGCGGCTACGAGATGACCTGCGCGCGGGTCGCCGAGGCTCTCGCGGCGCGCGGCCACATCGTCCGGGTCCTGACCACGCCCACCTACCTCCCGCCCGAGCCCTCCGGTGTCGAGGTGCACCGCACGCTGAGCCTGCGCACGTACTTCCCGCTGCCGCGGACGGGCGGCGAGATCGCCCAGCTGATGCACCACGAGAGCGCGGTGTCGCGGTTCGAGAACACGCGGATCCTGCTCGAGGAGCTGCGCGACTTCGCTCCGACGCACGTCGTCGCCTTCAACCTGATCGGGCTGGGCGGGCTCGCGCTGATCGATCTGCTGCGCGCGGTCGACGCGAGCTGGATGTGGAACCTGGGCGACCGGGTGCCGAACCAGCTCGTCGACGGACTGCCCGAGCGGGTGCTCGCCGTCTACGGAGCGGACGATCCGCTGCACTTCGCGCGCGGCGAGATCGTGGCGGTCAGCTCGGCCCTGGTCGAGGCGATCGAGGCCGGCGGACGGCCGCTCGGCGACGTCGAGGTGATCGGCCGCGGAGTGAGTGTGCCGCCGGACACCGGCGCCGAGCGCACCTACCGCGACGGCGGGATCACGCGCTTCACCTTCGCCGCGTCGCTCGGCGAGCACAAGGGCGTCGACCTGGTGCTCGACGCGGCCGCTGCGCTGGCCGCTGAGACGCGCGACTTCCGGGTCGACCTGTACGGCGACGGCGACGTCGAGGGCTACCGCGCCCGCGCCGCCGAGGCGGGACTCGACGGCGTCGTCGAGTTCCACGGCGCCCGCCCGCGCGAGGAAGTGCTCGCCGCGCACGGGCGGGCCGACGCGTTCCTGTTCCCGACCTGGTCGGGCGAGGCGTTCGGCGTCGCTCCCGTCGAGGCGGCGGCCGCGGGCTGCGTGCCGATCGTCACCGGGACGAGCGGAGTGGCCGAGTTCCTGATCGACGGAGTGGACTGCCTCAAGATCACCCGCTCGGCCGACTCCCTGCTCGCCGCGATGCGCGACGTGGTCACGGGAGCGGTCGACCTGGAGGCCCTCGGCCGGCGCGGGCGGGCGACGGCGCGCGGTCCGCTCTCGTTCGAGCGGTCGGTCGAGCTGATCGAGCGCTCGCTCGTGCGCCGCACCAGGCCGGGCGACCTCGCGGAGCGCACCGCCGACACCGGCCTCGAGGCCGCCATCATGGACAAGGACCGCCGGGCGATGGATCTGCTCCACCGCCGGCTCTCCGGACGGGACGACGACGATGACCAGTGA
- a CDS encoding glycosyltransferase — MHPALAALGRRVRPRTRFAALGRRVRPRTRLLALSSRVRAVPRGLRERRAAVVAARPIDHPASLAFRLELLALDLANRFSRRSVVDPDGEVVVTMTTHGERIRRVHVALESIARGDARPARLVLWLDDPALAADLPPALQRLRRRGLEVRLVDGYRVHTKYYPHLLSGRAGERDLVTSDDDIVYPRTWLRGLLDARSRYPRETVLCYRAHRVGLVDGAVAPYTSWRPVDDTRASFDVFGTSVSGQLFPRALMEEVARHGDAFREIAPDADDIWLHVRAVDAGYRIAQIEPRAQLFPFVPRTQQTGLYLVNYWDGGNDRQARASYTKAVTARIREDATPDRQVPSA, encoded by the coding sequence ATGCATCCCGCCCTCGCCGCGCTCGGCCGCCGAGTACGACCTCGCACCCGGTTCGCCGCGCTGGGTCGGAGGGTGCGCCCGAGGACCCGCCTCCTGGCCCTCTCCAGCCGGGTCCGGGCCGTGCCGCGCGGGCTCCGCGAGCGCCGAGCGGCGGTCGTCGCCGCGCGTCCGATCGACCACCCCGCCTCGCTCGCGTTCCGGCTCGAGCTGCTGGCGCTGGACCTCGCGAACCGCTTCTCGCGCCGATCCGTCGTCGACCCCGACGGCGAGGTCGTGGTCACCATGACCACGCACGGCGAGCGCATCCGGCGCGTGCACGTGGCCCTCGAGTCCATCGCCCGCGGCGACGCCCGGCCCGCCCGACTGGTGCTGTGGCTCGACGACCCAGCGCTCGCCGCCGACCTGCCGCCGGCGCTCCAGCGGCTGCGCCGTCGGGGCCTCGAGGTGCGGCTGGTGGACGGCTACCGGGTGCACACCAAGTACTACCCGCACCTGCTCTCGGGCCGCGCGGGCGAGCGCGACCTGGTCACCTCGGACGACGACATCGTCTACCCGCGCACGTGGCTGCGGGGCCTGCTCGACGCCCGCTCCCGCTACCCGCGGGAGACGGTGCTCTGCTACCGCGCGCACCGCGTCGGCCTCGTCGACGGAGCGGTCGCGCCGTACACGAGCTGGCGCCCGGTCGACGACACCCGCGCGTCCTTCGACGTGTTCGGCACCTCCGTCTCGGGGCAGCTGTTCCCCCGCGCGCTGATGGAGGAGGTCGCGCGGCACGGCGACGCGTTCCGCGAGATCGCTCCCGACGCCGACGACATCTGGCTGCACGTGCGCGCTGTCGACGCCGGCTACCGCATCGCCCAGATCGAGCCCCGTGCTCAGCTGTTCCCCTTCGTCCCGCGCACCCAGCAGACCGGCCTCTACCTCGTGAACTACTGGGACGGCGGCAACGACCGTCAGGCCCGTGCGAGCTACACGAAGGCGGTCACCGCCCGGATCCGCGAGGACGCGACTCCCGATCGGCAGGTGCCCTCCGCATGA
- a CDS encoding cyclase family protein, protein MTSSPRRFVDLSHTVSDGLVTYPGLPAPRIRPHLTREASRASYAPGTEFALDVIEMIGNTGTYLDSPFHRYDGGTDLAGLDLATLVDLPALVVTARGERAVGPEAFAGLDVRGAAVLLSTGWDVHFATAEYARDAPFLTEDGARALVDGGAVLVGIDSLNIDDTQGTGTRPAHSLLLGSGVHVVEHLTGLGELPASGARFTAVPPKVSGFGTFPVRAFAVVDGA, encoded by the coding sequence ATGACCTCCTCCCCGCGCCGCTTCGTCGACCTCAGCCACACCGTCTCGGACGGCCTCGTCACCTACCCGGGGCTGCCCGCGCCGCGCATCCGGCCGCACCTGACCCGCGAGGCGTCGCGCGCCTCCTACGCCCCGGGCACCGAGTTCGCGCTGGACGTCATCGAGATGATCGGCAACACCGGCACCTACCTCGACAGCCCGTTCCACCGCTACGACGGCGGCACGGACCTGGCGGGCCTGGACCTCGCGACCCTCGTCGACCTGCCGGCGCTCGTCGTGACCGCGCGGGGCGAGCGGGCCGTCGGGCCGGAGGCGTTCGCCGGCCTCGACGTGCGCGGTGCGGCCGTGCTGCTGTCCACAGGCTGGGACGTGCACTTCGCCACCGCGGAGTACGCGCGCGACGCTCCGTTCCTCACCGAGGACGGTGCGCGGGCGCTCGTGGACGGCGGCGCGGTGCTCGTCGGCATCGACTCGCTGAACATCGACGACACCCAGGGCACGGGGACGCGCCCGGCCCACTCCCTCCTCCTGGGGTCCGGCGTGCACGTCGTCGAGCACCTCACGGGCCTCGGCGAGCTGCCCGCCTCCGGGGCGCGCTTCACTGCGGTGCCGCCGAAGGTGAGCGGATTCGGGACCTTCCCGGTGCGCGCGTTCGCCGTGGTCGACGGGGCCTGA
- a CDS encoding cystathionine gamma-synthase gives MPKKQHFDTRAIHAGQEFDPTTGAVVPPVYMTSTFVQDGIGGFRGGYEYARSANPTRDSLQELIASIEGADVAYSFASGLAAEDTLIRAALAPGDHIVLGNDAYGGSHRLIDRVHAGWGIRNTAVDMSNLREVQRAIVPGETKMLWVETPSNPLMTISDIAELADLAHAHDLIVVVDNTFASSALQQPLALGADVVVHSTTKYLGGHSDVVGGALALRSGPLAEKIGFLQFAVGAISSPMDAWLTVRGIKTLAIRMERHSANAQKVAEFLAEHPAVTAVHYPGLPTHPGHELAKRQMSGFGGMLSVELATPRAARKFAESTELFQLAESLGGVESLIGYPSEMTHASVKGTPLEVSESLVRLSVGIEDADDLIADLSAALPKR, from the coding sequence ATGCCCAAGAAGCAGCACTTCGACACCCGCGCCATCCACGCCGGACAGGAGTTCGACCCCACCACCGGCGCCGTCGTGCCGCCCGTCTACATGACGTCGACCTTCGTCCAGGACGGCATCGGAGGGTTCCGCGGCGGCTACGAGTACGCCCGCTCGGCGAACCCGACGCGCGACTCCCTGCAGGAGCTCATCGCCTCGATCGAGGGCGCCGACGTCGCCTACTCCTTCGCGTCGGGCCTCGCGGCCGAGGACACCCTGATCCGCGCCGCACTCGCCCCGGGCGACCACATCGTGCTCGGCAACGACGCGTACGGCGGCAGCCACCGGCTGATCGACCGCGTGCACGCCGGGTGGGGCATCCGCAACACCGCCGTCGACATGTCGAACCTGCGCGAGGTGCAGCGAGCGATCGTCCCCGGCGAGACGAAGATGCTGTGGGTCGAGACACCGTCGAACCCGCTGATGACCATCAGCGACATCGCGGAGCTGGCCGACCTGGCCCACGCGCACGACCTGATCGTCGTCGTCGACAACACCTTCGCCTCCTCCGCTCTGCAGCAGCCGCTGGCGCTGGGCGCCGACGTGGTCGTGCACTCGACCACGAAGTACCTCGGCGGCCACTCGGACGTCGTGGGCGGCGCGCTCGCCCTGCGCTCGGGACCCCTCGCCGAGAAGATCGGGTTCCTGCAGTTCGCGGTCGGAGCGATCTCGAGCCCGATGGACGCCTGGCTCACCGTGCGCGGCATCAAGACGCTCGCGATCCGGATGGAGCGGCACTCGGCCAACGCGCAGAAGGTCGCGGAGTTCCTGGCTGAGCACCCGGCGGTCACGGCCGTGCATTACCCGGGGCTGCCGACGCACCCGGGCCACGAGCTGGCGAAGCGCCAGATGTCGGGGTTCGGCGGCATGCTGTCGGTCGAGCTCGCGACACCGCGCGCCGCGCGGAAGTTCGCCGAGTCGACCGAGCTGTTCCAGCTCGCCGAGTCGCTCGGAGGCGTGGAGTCGCTGATCGGCTACCCGAGCGAGATGACGCACGCGTCGGTCAAGGGCACGCCGCTCGAGGTGTCGGAGTCGCTGGTGCGGCTCTCGGTGGGCATCGAGGACGCCGACGACCTGATCGCGGACCTGTCGGCGGCGCTGCCCAAGCGCTGA